The genomic window CTCCAGAAACTGCTTGTCGATCAATGCCATCAGCGCCGGATCCGATGCATTGTCGTTGACCGGTCGGTAGTAAAAACTGGATCGGCTGAGGCCGATCAGCGTGCATTGCTGCGCCACCGACAGGTCGGCGTACTGGGGGTTGATCATCGCCCGCTTATCCGCCCGGCTCATTTGCCGAGCGCCCGTGACAAAAAATCAATCTGTACCTTCTGCTGGCCGATCTGCTTGTACAGCTCGTCCGTCAGCCCTGCCGCGTCCTTGGCCGATCGGTCTACCCCACGTTCGAATATTGATGTCGCCCCTTCAGAAAGTGCACGCTTCCATTCGTTCACCAACGTGTGGTGAATGCCGTGCTTAGCCGCTATCTCCGGCACTGTCTGATCGCCCCGAAGCGCCTCAAGCGCCACCTTCGCCTTAAACGACGCACTGTGGTTCCGTCGTGTCGACTTGCTCATGCTCCGATTTTCCTCTCTCCGTTATGGAAGAGCAAATCCCGAGCTTAACGACTTGTCCAGTTTTACGGGGCCAGCTCAGCCAAACCACGCCATATACACCGCGGTCCAGGGCCTGCTTGGCCTCCGCCTGGTTCATCTCCACCCCGTTGGACGGGATGCGAACGATGGGGGTGACGGCAGGGGCCAGCGTCGGGGCCGTGTGAATCTGTTTACGGTTCAGCAGGTACTGAAGCGCGTCGCCCAGCGCCAACATGTCGAACGGATTATGCTCCATCTCGAAGACAAGCGCATCATAGGGGCTGTCCGACAGGTCGATGGCCGTCTGCTTGTCCGCCTTGGCGAAGCAGGAAAAGGCAGGCTTGCCCGCTTCCCAGGCACGGATGATACCGTTGAGCCGGTTGCTCATGATCGTTCCTCTCTCAGGCCTTTTCCGTCGACCAGTACATGAAGCCCATACCTTCGCCCGTGCCGGCGGCCGTGCGGAAGGACGGGACGTAATCAACCAGGGTCATCTTGGCGCCTGCATCCTCCAGTGCCTTTAGGACGGAGACATAGAGTTTGATCTCCGACGTCCCCGACTGGTAGGAGCGCTCATCAACATTGCCCAGCCCCTCATAATCGTAGCGGGCCAACATATCGATGATGCGGCGGTCAAACTCCTCGTCACAGACGAAGTGGGAGAGACCGCCCGACGCAATGATCGCCACCCGTGCGTCACTTTTCCAGGCCTTGACGGCCCGCAGCAGCGCCTCACCGAAGGCGATACAGCGCTTCATCGGCGGCTGTGTCGGCTCGTAGAAGCAGTTCATCAGGATCGGCACATTGGGCGGCGGGTTGTCGCCCATGATCTGGTGATACACGAAGCTGTAGGCGTGCGGCACGATGGGGGCCGGCGGCTTCATCCAGACATTGTCCGGCCATTCAAACAGGTCAGCAATATCGAAGCCATCAGCCTCCAGCGACTTGATCAGATGGGTGGCCAGTTCCGGGTGGCATTTATGTGTGACCGCATGGTCAGGGGCGTAGACGGCGCGCTGCGGCGGGCCGTTGAACGCCTCCTCCCCGGAATAGATCGCGATAGAGGGGGAAATATGGGTAAAGATCTCCTTTTGATCCTTGCCCAGGATGATGGCCACGTCGACATTCGCCGCCTCATAGGCGCGGCGCATTTCGGCCAGGGCGGCGGCATTACGGGCCGCACGGGCCGTACGCTCCTCGATCGTCAGGAACGGTGCGAAGGCGGCTTTGCGCTCCGCTTCCAGCTCGGGATAGGTCCAGGTGCGGTTGCGGTACCAGAGCTTGGGATTGTTGCGATCCCGCTCACCATTGTTCAGCCAGTCCTCCGGCGCCTGACCCAGCATACCGCTGTGGGGCACCGCCATTCCGAAGACGATCTTGGCCATCTTATCCTCCCATCATTCGATCAATTGGATTCGATCAATTGGATGCCGGCAGTTTCGGCGCGTATTTCGGGCGCAGCAGGACGACGGTGGTCACCGCGCCGATGATTAGGAAAACCAGGATGACCTGCATGGGCAGGGCATAGGAGCCGCTGACCTGCAACAGCCATCCCGACAGGCTGGCCGCCACACCGCCCGACAGGCTGGTCGCCACCTGCTGGACACCGGTCGCCAGTCCTACAGCCGGGGCCGGGATCAGGGTCAGGCGGCAAAGTGCCAGGTTATTGGCGGTGGCCAGCCCCAGGAAGGACAGCGAGGTGACATTCCAGAACAAGGCCGCTTGAAGACTGTCCGCTGTCACACCCAGCAAGACGGTGCAGGCGCCCAGAAAGCCGGCGATGACAAAGGCCTTGCGGACAAACACGGGGTCCTTGCCACGGGCAATGATCCGGTCCGCCGCCCAACCGGCGATAGCAGCCACGATGGCGATGCCAGCAAAGCTGAAGAAGGTATAGAGGCTGCTTTCCTTCAGTGAAAGACCACGCTCCTCCACCAGATAGGCCGGCATCCAACTCATGCAGTAGAAGGTGAAATAGCCGTAGCAGAAATTCACGATCATCGTGCCCCAGATTAGGGGGCTGACAATGATTGTGCGGAACGACACAACCGAGGCCCGGCGCCGGATTTCTGGCATTTCCGACTTTTTCGGCAAATCGCTTTTGACCAGAAACATCCAGGGCACCAGCCAGACCAGACCCACCAGACCGGTGATGATGAACATGGCCTGCCAGGAATGATGCACGATCAACCAGGCAGCAACGGGCGCGCCGATGGCGGGGCCGAACTTGTTGCCCATCGCGAAAATACCAACGGCGGTGCCGTTCTGCCCTTCCTTGAAATTGTTGCGGATCCAGCGGTAGCTGGCGGGCATCACCACGGCTTCGGCCGCACCGACAATGACGCGCATGATCATCAGCCCCACGAAGGCCGACATCATCCCGGTCAGCGCCGTGGCCACGCACCAGAGGATGAAGCAGAGCGTATAGGGCGTTTTTACCCCGTACCGGTCCACGACCCAGCCCATGGGGATTTGGATCAGCCCATAGGACCAGAAGAAGGCGGCATTCACCCAGCCGCGCCCCGTATCCGACAGGTCGAAATGCCGGACAAATTCGGCATCTGCGACGGCGGAGGAAATGCTGGTCCGGTCGACGAAGGCGATCAGCACTCCCAGCGCCAGCAGCAGCAGAGCCGTCCAGCGCTTGAACGCCACCTGACGGTCAGTGAGAACGGGGCTGAAAGCGCCCGTATCCGTGCTGGCCATGGTTCCTCCCATTATGAATGTTCTGGTGATGTCAATCGGCCAGCGTCGGATACAGCTTCGCCGCCGTACGGCCGAAGATCCAGGCGCGGTCCGCACTGGTCAGGCAGGCCAGTCCGGCTTCAGCTTCCGCCTTGATCTCCGCCAGCGTGCCGGGCGAGGTGGGGAAGTTGGAACCCCAGGCCAGACGGTCGGCACCGAATGCCGCCACCACTTTGGGGAAGAAGGTCTCGGCGCTGGCCTTGCCCTTCTTCACGTCGCCGAAGATACGCGGGGTCAGCTTCAGGTAGATGTTGGGCAGGGCCGCCAATTCGAACAGGCTCGCCGCATTGGCATAGGGTGGGCCGTCCAGCACGTCGGGCCGTCCCAGATGGTCCATGATAATGGCAACATTGGCAAAACGCTTGGCCAGCATGGTTACCTGCGGCAGACCAATGGGCCCCGTCTGAATGCACATGGGCAGCTCCAGTTCGCCCAGCAGGTCCCAGGCCTTGAAGGCCCGCGGATCTTCCAGTTCGGACGGATCGAAATCCTTGGTGGAGCCGCCGGTGAAAACCCGCAGCCCCTTCAACCCTTTGCCAGCCCAGGACCGGATGACGTCACAGGCATCATCGGCAACCATGTCCACAGAACCCACGGCAACAAGGCGATCCGCGTACTGGTTGCAGCCATCGACAACATAGGAATTGTCGAAGCCGTAAGTGGTGGAGGAATGGACCACGGCGGCCTTGGCCACACCAGCCTCATCCATGGCTGCGATCAGGCTTTCCACCGTGTTCGGCCGTTCCTGCGACCAGTCAGACCGCTTGCCGAACAAAGGGGCCGGCGGGTATCGCTTCTCATCATCCGAAATGATGTGGGGATGGATATCGAAATATTGCATGTCCTGGTTCCTCCCGGCGGGCTTAGAGGCGGCGCGCCTTCAACAGCGCGTCGAGGCGTGGATAGACGCGCCGTGCATTGCCTTCGAAAATCGCGTGACGGTCGGCGTCGCTCAGGTCCGGGCAGGCGTCGACATAGCGCTTGGTATCGTCGAAATACTGGTCGGTATTCGGGTCCTTGCCACGCACCGCACCAATCATCTCGGAACCGAATAGAACATTGCTGGATGGCACGACCGTGGTCAGTAACTGCACGCCTGGATGGTGGTAGACGCAGGTGTCGAAGAAGACATTGTTCAACAGCCCTTCCAGCGGCCGCTTCGCAATCTCCAACGACATGCCGCGATAGCGGCCCCAGTGATAGGGCACAGCCCCGCCCCCATGCGGGATGATGAAGCGCAGGGTCGGGAAATCCTTGAACAGGTCCGCCTGCAAAAGCTGCATGAAGACCGACGTGTCGGCGTTCAGGTAATGGGCACCGGTGCCATGAAAGTTCGGATTGCAAGACGCTGCCACATGGATCATGGCCGGCACGTCCAGTTCGCACAGAACCTCATACAGTGGGTACCATTCCCGGTCGGTCATGGGCTTGCCGGTCCAATAGCCGCCCGTGGGATCGGGGTTCAGGTTGCAGCCGACAAAGCCCATCTGCTCCACACAGCGGCGCAGTTCAGGGATGGAGTTCTTCGGCGGGGCTAGCGGCGATTGCGGCAACTGGCAGACCGGCACGAAATTGTCCGGATAAATGTCGCAGACCCGTCGCACCAGATTATTCGACACCTCAGCCCATTCCAGGCTGGTACGCTCATTACCCAGATGGTGGCTCATCAGCCCCGCGATGGGAGAGAACAGGGTCAGATCGCTTCCGCGTTCCTTCTGCAGGCGCAACTGTCCACCGCCCACGCCTTCATGGATCTGCTCGTCCGTGACGATACAGTCAGCGATCTTGGGGGCATTCACCGGATCGTCGGCGAATTCCACCTGACGCGACCGCCAGTCGCGGAAGGACTGGGGCACCGTGGTGAAATGGCCATGGCAATCGATGATCATGGGAACTCCTTGATTTCCAGCACGGGCACGAAGCGGACCAAGTCATTTGCAATCAATCAGATAGTGAGGCGGACCGGCCGCCGCACATTGATATTGGCCTCTGCCGTATAAGACCTGTCGTGCGGTGTTTCCGGGAAAAGCGGGTCCGCCAGCAATGCCGGCGGACCCAGTGCCAGCCGTTAGGGGCAGGGATCACACCTTGGCCGGATCGAAGAACAGTTCGTCGATGGACATACGCCGCGGGGTCAGCCCTTGCTTAAAGGCCGTTTCCTCCAGCGCCTGGATGGTCTTGATGTTGGCGTCGATGCCATAGGGCAGCGGGTCATTGCCCACCAACTGCTGAAGCTTGCGGTAGCGCTTGTCGGATGCCGTATTGGCCTCGCCACTGTTCAGCTTGGAAAGCCAGCCCTGCTTGGCCTCGTCGAACGCCTCATAGATGGCCTTGGCCACCCAGGGGTTCTCCTTCAACACGCTTTCACGGACCACGATGGTGCCATGCATGGGATAGACGCCGCTGCGGCGGTAATAATCCCATTCCAGTTCCTCAGCGTTGGGCAACAGGTCGGGATAATCGACCTCAACTTCCTTCCAGCCGCTGGTGGGATTGCCCGTGCGTCCAACGCCGGCATTGCCAGCAAAGCCCGCAGCTAGGTCGCCGGCCTGGATCATGTCGTAAAGCGATCGGCCCGCCGGCACATGCTCGACATTGGCCGGCAGCTTCAACTGGGTCACATGCTCCTCGTCATCCACGACCCAGGTAACCTTAGAGCAGTCGACACCCAGATCTTCCATAAGGGCCTGGCGCGTCCAAGCGCCGGTGGTGACGGAGTAGGCGCGCACACCAACCTTGCGGCCCTCCAGATCCTTGGGCTCCCGGATGCCGGCATCGGGGCGAACCAGCAGGCCAGAATGGTGGAATTTGCGCAGTACAAAGATCGGCAGGGCCACAAAAGGCGCACCATAGGCACGCGCAATGATGTAGGTGGTGGGTGCCAATTCGCACACATCAAATTCCACATCGCGCACCATGCGGCGAAACGCGGCGATCTGCGGATGGATGGTCAGATAGTTGCCATCCACCCCGTCAACCTGGATGGACCCGTTGCGCACGGCGGAGGTGTGCGGCATTTCGGCGACGGCAAAAGTCAGCGGCAGTTTCTTGGTCACGGGTTCCACTCCCTTAAGCATGGGTATGATCACTTCGGATTTCTTGACGCCATTGTCGCGCCCATTGGGGGGCGGGCGTCAATTCACCGGGCAGAGTTCCTGTCGTGCCCGGCGCGTTTTCAATCAGCGGCAGGTGCGCGGAAGGTTCAGCGGGTTGGCGTCGCGCAACTCCGCGGGCAGCAGAGTGTCCGGCGTGTTCTGGTAACAGACGGGCCGCAGGAAGCGTGCGATGGCCAGCGACCCAACAGATGTTGTCCGTACATCGCTGGTGGCCGGGAACGGTCCGCCATGCACCATGGCGTCACAGACCTCCACCCCTGTGCCAAACCCATCGAAAAGAATGCGCCCGGCCTTACGTTCCACAAGCGGCAGCAGCCAGGCTGCCTGTGCCTGATCATCGGCCCCCTCGGCATGAATGGCGACGGTCAACTGCCCTTCCAGGGCGGCCAGCACGGT from Niveispirillum cyanobacteriorum includes these protein-coding regions:
- a CDS encoding amidohydrolase family protein translates to MIIDCHGHFTTVPQSFRDWRSRQVEFADDPVNAPKIADCIVTDEQIHEGVGGGQLRLQKERGSDLTLFSPIAGLMSHHLGNERTSLEWAEVSNNLVRRVCDIYPDNFVPVCQLPQSPLAPPKNSIPELRRCVEQMGFVGCNLNPDPTGGYWTGKPMTDREWYPLYEVLCELDVPAMIHVAASCNPNFHGTGAHYLNADTSVFMQLLQADLFKDFPTLRFIIPHGGGAVPYHWGRYRGMSLEIAKRPLEGLLNNVFFDTCVYHHPGVQLLTTVVPSSNVLFGSEMIGAVRGKDPNTDQYFDDTKRYVDACPDLSDADRHAIFEGNARRVYPRLDALLKARRL
- a CDS encoding MFS transporter, producing MASTDTGAFSPVLTDRQVAFKRWTALLLLALGVLIAFVDRTSISSAVADAEFVRHFDLSDTGRGWVNAAFFWSYGLIQIPMGWVVDRYGVKTPYTLCFILWCVATALTGMMSAFVGLMIMRVIVGAAEAVVMPASYRWIRNNFKEGQNGTAVGIFAMGNKFGPAIGAPVAAWLIVHHSWQAMFIITGLVGLVWLVPWMFLVKSDLPKKSEMPEIRRRASVVSFRTIIVSPLIWGTMIVNFCYGYFTFYCMSWMPAYLVEERGLSLKESSLYTFFSFAGIAIVAAIAGWAADRIIARGKDPVFVRKAFVIAGFLGACTVLLGVTADSLQAALFWNVTSLSFLGLATANNLALCRLTLIPAPAVGLATGVQQVATSLSGGVAASLSGWLLQVSGSYALPMQVILVFLIIGAVTTVVLLRPKYAPKLPASN
- a CDS encoding ABC transporter substrate-binding protein — translated: MTKKLPLTFAVAEMPHTSAVRNGSIQVDGVDGNYLTIHPQIAAFRRMVRDVEFDVCELAPTTYIIARAYGAPFVALPIFVLRKFHHSGLLVRPDAGIREPKDLEGRKVGVRAYSVTTGAWTRQALMEDLGVDCSKVTWVVDDEEHVTQLKLPANVEHVPAGRSLYDMIQAGDLAAGFAGNAGVGRTGNPTSGWKEVEVDYPDLLPNAEELEWDYYRRSGVYPMHGTIVVRESVLKENPWVAKAIYEAFDEAKQGWLSKLNSGEANTASDKRYRKLQQLVGNDPLPYGIDANIKTIQALEETAFKQGLTPRRMSIDELFFDPAKV
- a CDS encoding amidohydrolase family protein → MQYFDIHPHIISDDEKRYPPAPLFGKRSDWSQERPNTVESLIAAMDEAGVAKAAVVHSSTTYGFDNSYVVDGCNQYADRLVAVGSVDMVADDACDVIRSWAGKGLKGLRVFTGGSTKDFDPSELEDPRAFKAWDLLGELELPMCIQTGPIGLPQVTMLAKRFANVAIIMDHLGRPDVLDGPPYANAASLFELAALPNIYLKLTPRIFGDVKKGKASAETFFPKVVAAFGADRLAWGSNFPTSPGTLAEIKAEAEAGLACLTSADRAWIFGRTAAKLYPTLAD
- a CDS encoding protocatechuate 3,4-dioxygenase gives rise to the protein MAKIVFGMAVPHSGMLGQAPEDWLNNGERDRNNPKLWYRNRTWTYPELEAERKAAFAPFLTIEERTARAARNAAALAEMRRAYEAANVDVAIILGKDQKEIFTHISPSIAIYSGEEAFNGPPQRAVYAPDHAVTHKCHPELATHLIKSLEADGFDIADLFEWPDNVWMKPPAPIVPHAYSFVYHQIMGDNPPPNVPILMNCFYEPTQPPMKRCIAFGEALLRAVKAWKSDARVAIIASGGLSHFVCDEEFDRRIIDMLARYDYEGLGNVDERSYQSGTSEIKLYVSVLKALEDAGAKMTLVDYVPSFRTAAGTGEGMGFMYWSTEKA